The following are encoded in a window of Lagenorhynchus albirostris chromosome 3, mLagAlb1.1, whole genome shotgun sequence genomic DNA:
- the LOC132518032 gene encoding protein FAM136A-like: MAQLQQLRVQEAVDSMVKSLERQNIRKMQGLIFRCSASCCEDSQASMQQVHQRIERCHAPLAQAQALVTSELEKFQDRLAQCTMHCNDKAEDSIDAGSKELQVKRQLESCVTKCVDDHINLIPTVTKMKESLSSIGK, translated from the coding sequence ATGGCACAGCTGCAGCAGCTCCGGGTGCAGGAGGCGGTGGACTCTATGGTGAAGAGTCTGGAGAGACAGAACATCCGGAAGATGCAGGGCCTCATTTTCCGGTGCAGCGCCAGCTGTTGTGAGGACAGCCAGGCGTCCATGCAGCAAGTGCACCAGCGCATTGAGCGCTGCCATGCACCTCTGGCTCAAGCCCAGGCCCTGGTGACCAGCGAGCTAGAGAAGTTCCAGGACCGCCTGGCCCAGTGCACTATGCATTGCAACGACAAAGCCGAAGATTCAATAGATGCGGGGAGTAAAGAGCTTCAGGTGAAGCGGCAGCTGGAGAGTTGCGTGACCAAGTGTGTGGATGACCACATAAACCTCATCCCAACCGTGACAAAGATGAAGGAGTCTCTCTCATCCATTGGGAAATAG
- the FBXO4 gene encoding F-box only protein 4, which yields MAGSELRSGGVTRQPHHSDWGRLEAAFLSGWRNFWQSVGKERAAPRSSPEEADEEASSLTRLPIDVQLYILSFLSPHDLCHLGSTSHYWNETVRDAILWRYFLLRDLPSWSSVDWKSLPDLEILKKPISEVTDGAFFDYMAVYKMCCPYTRRASKSSRPMYGAVTSFLHSLIIQNEPRFAMFGPGLEELNTSLVLSLMSSEELCPTAGLPQRQIDGIGSGVSFQLSNQHKFNILILYSTTRKERDRAREEHTSAVNKMFSIQNEGDDQQGSRYSVIPQIQKVCEVVDGFIYVANAEAHKRHEWQDEFSRIMAMTDPAFGSARRPMLVLSCISQANVKRMPCFYLAHELRLNHLSHPWMVQDTEAETLTGFLNGIQWILEEVESKHAR from the exons ATGGCGGGAAGCGAGCTGCGCAGCGGAGGCGTCACCCGTCAGCCTCACCACAGCGACTGGGGCCGCCTGGAGGCTGCCTTCCTCAGCGGCTGGAGGAACTTCTGGCAGTCGGTGGGCAAGGAGAGGGCGGCTCCGAGGTCCTCCCCGGAGGAGGCGGACGAGGAGGCCAGCTCGCTAACGCGGCTGCCG ATTGATGTACAGCtatatattttgtcatttctttcacCTCATGATCTATGTCATTTGGGAAGTACAAGTCATTATTGGAATGAAACCGTACGAGATGCAATTCTGTGGAGATATTTTCTGTTGCGGGATCTTCCTTCTTGGTCTTCTGTTGACTGGAAGTCTCTTCCAGATCTAGAAATCTTAAAAAAGCCTATATCTGAGGTCACTGATGGTGCATTTTTTGACTACATGGCAGT CTATAAAATGTGCTGTCCATATACAAGAAGAGCCTCAAAATCTAGCCGTCCTATGTATGGAGCTGTCACCTCATTTTTACACTCATTGATCATTCAGAATGAACCACGATTTGCCATGTTTGGACCAGGTTTGGAAGAACTAAATACATCTTTGGTGTTGAGCTTGATGTCTTCCGAGGAGCTTTGCCCAACAGCTGGTTTGCCTCAGAGGCAGATTGATG GTATTGGATCAGGAGTCAGTTTTCAGTTGAGCAACCAACATAAATTCAACATCCTAATATTATATTCAACTACAAG AAAGGAAAGAGATAGAGCAAGAGAAGAACATACAAGTGCAGTTAACAAGATGTTCAGTATACAGAATGAAGGGGATGATCAACAGGGAAGCCGGTACAGTGTAATTCCACAAATTCAGAAGGTGTGTGAAGTTGTTGATGGGTTCATCTATGTTGCAAATGCTGAAGCTCATAAAA GACATGAATGGCAAGATGAATTTTCTCGTATTATGGCAATGACAGATCCAGCTTTCGGATCTGCAAGAAGACCAATGCTGGTTTTATCTTGTATTTCTCAAGCTAATGTAAAAAGAATGCCCTGTTTTTATTTGGCCCATGAGCTGCGTCTGAATCATCTAAGCCACCCATGGATG GTCCAGGATACAGAGGCTGAAACTTTAACTGGTTTTTTGAATGGCATTCAGTGGATTCTTGAAGAAGTAGAATCTAAGCATGCAAGATGA